The window AGAGCTACGACCTGCTGGTCACGCCGACGCTGCCCATCACGGCGTTCGAGGCGGGCGCGGAGGTCCCGAAGGGTTCGGGGCACCGGCGCTGGACCGGGTGGACGCCGTTCACGTACCCGTTCAACATGACCCAGCAGCCGGCGGCGTCCGTGCCCGTGGGCAGCGACGAGGACGGGCTGCCGGTCGGTCTCCAGATCGTGGCCGCGCGGCACCGCGACGAGTTGGTGCTGCGGGCGGCCCACGCGCTGTACGAGGCGGGGGTGGCGACCCGGCTCACGCCCGCCGGAAGGTGAGGGTCTCCCCCGCGGCGCCGGAGCGCCACAGGTCGTTGCAGGCCCGGGCCATGGCGTCCAGGCCCTCGGTGACCTGGCCCCAGACGATGCCGGGCACCCAGCCGACGTCGCCGTTGAGCAGGAGGTTGTTGCGCTCGTAGAACAGGGCGAGGTCCACGACCGTCGGCCCGGCGCCGGGTACGCGGTCGTAGCCGTAGGCCTGCGTGCCCAGTTCGGCGCCGGCGAACGAGAAGTAGCAGAGGTCGCCCGGGATCGGAGTGACCGTCGGATTCTCCAGCGGTGGCTCCGCCCGGGCGAACGGCTCGAAGAGCGCGTAGATCTCGTTGCGCGCGTACTTCGCGTGGAAGACGTCCCCGCTCAGCGGGAGCGCGTCCCAGACCGCGGCGCAGGTGCGCGGCGCCCGGTCGTCCAGCAGTCGTGCCGTGCAGCGGATTCCGCGCCGGTCCAGCGCGACTTCGACGTGGCGTTCCGCCATGGCGCCTCCTCACGGTCGCTGAGGGCCCGTCTGCCCGAAGGCACGGGAGTTCACACCCGCCCCGCGCCTCCGCGTCCGCCTCCGCGCCCGGACACGGAACGGTGTCTCCCCGGACACCGTTGGATCACATCCCCAAGTCCACCCGCATAGACCACTCAGAGCGGGCAGGCGCCACCACTGTCCGCGAAGGGCCCGAGCCGGCGAGGCCCTCTTGGAGGGTGAGTATCCATGTCCGAGTTCCCCAACCTGTCCCGCCGGGGCTTTCTGACCAGGACGGCGGCCGTGGGCGGCATGCTCACCGTCCCCGGGCTGCTGACCGCCTGCAGCAGGACGGACAGCGGCGACGGCAAGGGCTCGAAGCTGGAACAACTGAGGAAACAGGGCTATGTGAAGGTGGCCTACGCCAACGAGTCCCCGTACGGATTCGAGGAGGGCGGGCAGCTCAAGGGCGAGGCGCCGACGCTGCACAGAGAGATCTTCAAGGCGCTGGGAGTGGACGAGCTGAAGCCGGCCTTCTCCGAGTGGGACGGTCTGATCCCCGGACTCCAGGCCGGCAAGTACGACGTGATCAGCGCGGGCATGGCCATCATCCCGGAGCGCTGCCGGAAGGCACTGTTCTCCGAGCCGGAGTTCGTCTCGCCCACCGCGATGATGGTGAAGAAGGGCAACCCGAAGAACCTGACCGACCTCGCCTCCGCCAAGGCGGCCGGGGCGACCCTCGGCGTGATGTCGGGCGCGGTGGAGAAGGGGTACGTCACCGCCGCCGGGATCTCCGAGAGCGGCATACGGACGCTGCAGAAGCCGCAGGACGGCGCGGACGCGGTCGCGCAGGGCAGGATCGACGCCTTCGTGCTGACGGGCATCTCGCTGCGCTGGCTGGCCAGGACCAACCCGAAGGTCGAGGTCACCGAGTCGTTCGTGCCGGTGGTGAACGGCGTGAAGCAGTACAGCCCGGGCGGCGCCGTCTTCCGCAAGGGCAGCGAGGAACTCCGGGACGCCTTCGACGAGCAGCTGAAGAAGATCACCTCGGATCCGGACCGGTACGTGCGGCTCGTCGGGGAGTACGGGTTCGGCAAGGACACGATCCCGCCGGCGGACCTGAAGACCGCCGACCTGTGCAAGGGCTGACGGGGTCGCCTGCCCATGGCTGACTTCTACTCGTACTTCTTCGACCACATGTCCGCCGTGTGGTCGGGTCTCCTGGTGACGGTCGAGGCCACGGTCCTCGGATCGGTCGTCGCGCTCGCCCTGTCCTTCGTCTTCGGCTTCGCGGCCGGCAGCAGGCTTCCGCTCGCCCGGGGCGTGTCGCGGGTGGTCGTGGAGTTCCTCCGCGGCACCTCGCTGTACGTCCAGCTCTTCTGGCTCTACTACGCCTTCCCGCTGCTGGCCGGGTACGAGCTGTCGCCGCTGTTCTGCGGTGTGGTGGCGTTGGGCATGAACTACGGCGCCTACGGCTCCGAGGTGGTGCGCGGCGCGCTGAACGCCGTGCCCAAGGCGCAGTGGGAGGCCGCCGTCGCGCTGAACATGACGCCCCTGCAGCGCATGCGCCGGGTGATCCTGCCGCAGGCGTGGGTGCAGATGATCCCCTCGTTCACGAACCTGCTGATCCAGTTGCTGAAGTGCACTCCGCTGCTGTGGCTGATCTCCGCGGCCGACCTGACGACGGTGGTCCAGCAGATGCGTGACCGCACCGGCGCGACCACCTGGGCCTATCTGACCCTGCTGGTGATCTACTTCGTCCTCGCCTACGCGCTGACCCTGCTGATGAACGCCCTGGAGCGACACGCCAAGTCGCGGCTCGGCCTGCGCACGGACCGCCGCTCGCTGCTGCGCCGCCGCGGCGCCGGGCCGGCGCGCGAGCCCGAGACGGCGGGAGGCCCCTCGTGAGCTACGAATGGGACTGGGACGCGGTCCGCGACTCGCTGCCGCTGCTGTGGCACGGCTTTCTCACCACGCTGCTGGCCACGGTCCTCGGCACCGCGGTGGCAGCCGTGCTCGGCCTGCTCGTGGCCGTGGCCGGGCGGGTGCCGACCCGGCTGGTCACCGTGCCGGTGCGGGCGGTCACCGAGTTCGTCCGGTCCACCCCGCTGCTGGTGCAGCTGGTCGGCGCCTACGCGGTCTTCAACACGGTTGATCCGCTGACCATCGGCGTCGCGGTGCTCGGCATCCACTACGCCTCCTACCTGTCGGAGGTGTACCGGGCGGGCATCGACGCCGTGCCGAAGGGCCAGTGGGAGGCCTGCCGGGCGCTGTCCATGTCGCCGCGCCGCACCTGGCAGGCGGTGATCCTGCCGCAGGCGGTGCGCAAGGTGCTGCCGGCGCTGGGCAACTACGGCATCTCGATGTTCAAGGAGACCCCGTTCCTGGCCGTCATCACGGTCCAGGAGATGGTCGCCAAGGCCCGGGAGTACGGCGCGGACCACTTCACCTACGCCGAGACGTTCACGCTCGCGGGCCTGTTCTTCCTGGCGGCAAGCTATCCGACCTCGCTTCTGATGAGAAAGCTGGAGAAGCGCCTTGGCCACTGACCCTTTGCAGAAGACGCCGCCGCAGGCGCCCGAGAACGTGACGCCGGACGCGCCGCCCGCGGATCTGGTCCGCTTCGACCAGGTGGTCAAGCGCTTCGGCGACCACGTCGTCCTCGACCGGCTGGACTTCGCCGTCCAGCGCGGTGAGCACGTGACGCTGATCGGGCCGAGCGGCTCGGGCAAGACGACCATCCTGCGGTTGCTGATGACGCTGGAGCGCGTCAGCGACGGCGTGATCCACGTGGACGGCGAGCCGCTGTCCCACATGCCCGGCCCGGACGGGACCCTGCGGCCGGCGGACGAGAGGCATCTGCGCCGGATCCGCAGGAAGATCGGGATGGTCTTCCAGCAGTTCAACCTGTTCCCGAACATGAAGGTGCTCCAGAACATCACGGAGGCGCCCGTCAACGTGCTCGGGATCGGCCGCGAGGAGGCGGAGGAGCGGGCCCGGGAACTCCTCGACCTCGTCGGACTCGCGGACAAGACCGACGCCCATCCCTCGCAGCTGTCCGGCGGCCAGCAGCAGCGGGTGGCGATCGCCCGGGCGCTCGCCATGCGGCCGGAGATCCTGCTTCTGGACGAGGTGACCTCGGCCCTGGACCCGGAGCTGGTGGCCGGTGTGCTCGACCTGCTGAGGGAGATCGCGCACACCACCGACATCACATTGCTGTGCGTGACCCACGAGATGAACTTCGCCCGGGACATCTCCGACCAGGTGCTGATGTTCGACTCGGGCCGGGTGATCGAGTCCGGGCCGCCCCAGAAACTCTTCGGCGACCCCGACCACGAGCGGACCCGGGAGTTCCTGAGCGCTGTCCTGTAGGGGCCTCTCCGGGGGCGCCGGCGGTCTTCCGGGCCGCCGCGGCGCCCCCGGCCTCCGGGTGGTCGAAGCACCCCCGAGGACCAGGTAGTATTTTCTTCGTCGCCGGCCGCGGGAAGCGGACGGCGGGAGTCATGCGCCGCTAGCTCAGTTGGTTAGAGCAGCTGACTCTTAATCAGCGGGTCCGGGGTTCGAGTCCCTGGCGGCGCACGGATGAAGGGCCCCTCGTGATCACGAGGGGCCCTTTTCGCGCCTACGGCAGGAAGCCGTCCGCCGCCGAGAAGGACGCGTGGACGACGACCATGAAGATCACGCAGCCGGTGATGAACACGCCCAGGAAAGCCAGCAGGCAGCCCGACTCCGCCGCGAGCTTCCCGCGCGCCGGGGCATGGGCCGTCGCCCGCTCCGGCCACTCCGCCACGTAGTGCACGGTGACGATGTCGCCCTCGACGACCGTCGCGGACCCGTTGCTCTCCTCGAAGCGGACGCTGCGGCCGTCACGCGTGGTGAACTCGTAGACGTGGTGCAGCCTCGTGCTCGCCATGGTCTCCCCGCCGCCGCTGGTCGTGGTGTACGTCCGCAGACACCGCGCCTCGGCCGTGAGCCCGCTGCCCCAGGCGCCGCGCACCTCCCGGGCCCGGCGGAGGACCCTGGTCAGCATGAGGACCGCGGCGCCGATCATGAGCAGCGGCACGATGTAGAACAACGCTTCCATGACATCCCCCGAACTCCGGTGCCGCCGTGATCGGCCGGCGTGGGGGGAATCTACCCACGCCGGCCGGCCCGGCGGCTCAGGGAATGCTCAGATCCGCGCTCAGAACGTGACGTCGGAGCAGGCGTAGAACGCGTTGCCCGTGTCGGCGATCGTCCAGACCGCGAGGATGACGTGGTGGCCGCTCAGCCCGCTGGGCAGGTTGCCGCTGTGGCTGAGGGTGGACGGCGGGCGCTGTCCGTTGTAGGGCACCGTCAGGAACGGGGTGGTGTTCAGGTCGGCGCGGGTCAGGGCGTGGTTCTGGTTCCAGCCCTGCTTGGTCACGTAGTACTTGAAGTCCGTCGTGGCGTGCATGGCCGTGAACTGCCAGCGGAAGGTGTAGCTCTGGCCGCCGTTGACCTTGGTGGTCGGCCAGGCGCCGCCCGAGGGGGTCTTGGGGCTGTCGAGCTGGCTGAACCGGGTGTTGTTCCCGGAACAGAGCTGCCCGTCGGACGCCCCGGAGGCCGGGAAGCCCTTGGGGCCCTCGACGCTCTGCGGCTCCCACTGGATGTCGCCGCAGTTGGCGACGGTCCCGTTGTTGCAGAGCTTCTGCCGGCTGATGGGCAGGTCGGTGTAGCCGTGGCTGCTCGCGCCGCCGGTGGAGAGCACGAAGGCTCCGGCGGTCGCGATGCCGAGCACGGCTGCGGAGATCTTGGCCTTGGTGCGCATACTGCCGCTCCTGGAGACGTGGGGGAGGTTCAGTGAGCTTGCAGGTCTAGACCAAGTTCAGGCTATTGCCGTTACTTGAACATGTCCATACCAAAGGCGGGACCTCCCCCGCGCCCGTCACGACCCCGGTTCCCGGCCTCCCGCGCAGAACGCCACCGTCAAGTCCCGTACCAGCAGCTTGCGTTCGTAGTCGTCGAGATCGACAAGACCCCGCGTGGTCAGCCGGGTCACCGTGTCCTCCACCGAGTCCACCACCGAAGTGAGCATGGTCGCCCGGTGCCGCGCGTCCAGTGCGGCGACGCTGCGCCGGTGCATGGCGGCGGCGACCTCGGGCGCGTACTCGACCCGGACCGGCCGCACCGAGAACACCTCGAGACCGACCGGCGCCACCTCCCGCGCCACCAGCCGGGTCAGCGTGTCCGCGGGGGCCGCCCCGCCCCGCGCGGCGCCCGGCGGGTCCACCGGCACCCGGGCCAGCGCCGCCTCGACGCACTCGCGCAGATACGTCTCGTGGTCGTCGATCGCGAGCGTGGCCCGCGCGGTGTCCCGCACCCGCCACACCACCAGCACCACCACCCGCAGCGCGACCCCGCCCGGATCGGCGGCGGGCATCGGCTCGCTGCGCCAGTGCCGCAGCCTGACGTCGATCGGGCGGCGCGGCATCAGCGGATTGAGCCACAGCAGCCCGGTGCGCCGGACGGTCCCCCGGTAGCGGCCGAACAGGCCGAGCACCCAGGCCCGCCCGGTCCCGCCCCGGGCCAGTCCGCCGAAGCCGAACAGGGCGAGCGCTCCCGCCCCGGCGTACGCGGCCCACTGCGGTCCGCCGAGTCCGGCGCCCGCCGGCTCCGGCAGCCGCAGCGCCTGCGCCGCGACGTCCGGCAGCACCCCGGCCCACCACGAGGTGAGCACACAGCCCGCCGCCCCGCAGGCCCCGGCCAGCACCCCGGCCGCGCCGGGCAGCACGCGCGCCGGGTGCTCCGCCAGTTCGGGGTCCACCTCCGGCACCGGGCGGGCCGGCGCGGGCACCCGGCGCCCGCGCCCCAGCCGCGGCTGCTCGCCCGTGCCCTTCCTGCTGCCCACCACCGCGGGCCTGGGCGGCAGCGGGGCCGGACCGGGTTCGTCGCGGAACAGCAGATGGACGGGGATCTCGGTGGTCGACTCGTTCTGGATGAGCCGGGGGACACAGCGGCCCGCCCGGCCGTCCGGTGCCGTCATCGCCTCGCACCCGTCGGATTCGGGTGTGGGGGACGTGGTCGTACTCATACCTGCCTCCAGCCTCCGCGCCAGATGGTTCAGACGTTCGTACGGTGGGTCGGCGGCCCCGCGGGGACCGCGGTCATGCGAAGAGCCGGCGCCAGGTGTCCGGCCCCGGCAGGCCGTCCGCCGCGCCGCCCCGCCACCCCTGGGCTCGCTGGAAGGCCTCGACGGCCCACCGGTCCGCGTCCGACCAGCGCGGCCCCGGCCCGTTCCGGTAGAAGCGGCCGTACCCCTTCCGCACGAGCTGCCGGCCCAGCTCGGTGACGTAGCGGTTCTCGGCGCCGGGCCGGAACATCTCCCGTCCCGGATAGCCGGGCACCCCGTGCGAGGCGGGGGCCGCGGCCTTGATGTCCTTGCCCTTCCCGGTCACCAGCAGCCGCCACGTCCCCGGCCCCGGCAGCCCGTTCGCGGCCGCCCCGGTCCAGCCCTGGGCCCGCTGGAAGGCCCGGGTGGCCCGCCGGTCCGCGTCCGACCAGCGCGAGCCGGGCCCCTTGGCGTAGTAGGAGGCGCCGCCGCGGGCTGCGAGCATCCGGCCGAGGCGGCTGACATGCGGGTTGTCGGCGCCGGGACCGAAGTACGCCGCTCCCGGGTACGGCACGGAAGAGGGCGCGGCGGGGGCGGCCAGTTCCCGGGTCAGGCCCTTGTAGCGGTAGGGGACGTACCGCTTGGAGTTGGTCCAGTAGGCGTACGGGGTGGTGATGCGGCGGGTGTGCGGCGGCACCTGCTCGTAGGCGGTGTACGAGATGTGCCGCGGGTCCTTCCAGCCGCCGAAGAGCACCACGTGCGAGCCCTTCTGGGGGTTGTCGGGGTTGTGGAAGAGCAGGATGTCGCCGGGCTGGAGCTGGTCCTTGGTGATCCGCACCGCGTACTGGCCGAGACTGCCCGTCCACTCGTTGCGCGGCAGGTTCCAGGCCATCGAGACGTAGCCCGAGCAGTCCTGGCGGTATCCGTCGCGCCAGAAGCGGCTCATGCTGTACGGCACCCGGGCGTCCAGCCACTTCTTGGCCCGGCCGACGATCAGCGACCGGGTGGTGGCGCCGATCGCGAGCGGCTCCCCCTCCTTGACCGGCTGGTACGGCCCGTCCGGCCCGAACAGCCCGCTCACGCCGCCCTGCGGGGTCTCGGACTCGCCGCCCGGGGGCTGGTCGGCCCGCAGGGCGGGCGGCCGGCCCGCGGTGTGGGTGGCTGCCGCCGCCGGTACCGCCTGGCCCGCGCCGAGGGCCGCGGCGGTGACGGCCGCCACGACCAGCGCCCGGTGCGCGGCGGCCGGACGGGCCGGGGTGCGGCCGGCCGGGGAGCGGAAGAGGCCGCGTCCGCGCACGCACCCGGGGCAGTCGCAGTCGCTCGCGGGATCGATGTCCTCGAACACCGGAGACCTCATGCGATCTTCC of the Streptomyces sp. NBC_01788 genome contains:
- a CDS encoding SPFH domain-containing protein — translated: MSTTTSPTPESDGCEAMTAPDGRAGRCVPRLIQNESTTEIPVHLLFRDEPGPAPLPPRPAVVGSRKGTGEQPRLGRGRRVPAPARPVPEVDPELAEHPARVLPGAAGVLAGACGAAGCVLTSWWAGVLPDVAAQALRLPEPAGAGLGGPQWAAYAGAGALALFGFGGLARGGTGRAWVLGLFGRYRGTVRRTGLLWLNPLMPRRPIDVRLRHWRSEPMPAADPGGVALRVVVLVVWRVRDTARATLAIDDHETYLRECVEAALARVPVDPPGAARGGAAPADTLTRLVAREVAPVGLEVFSVRPVRVEYAPEVAAAMHRRSVAALDARHRATMLTSVVDSVEDTVTRLTTRGLVDLDDYERKLLVRDLTVAFCAGGREPGS
- the ehuC gene encoding ectoine/hydroxyectoine ABC transporter permease subunit EhuC — its product is MADFYSYFFDHMSAVWSGLLVTVEATVLGSVVALALSFVFGFAAGSRLPLARGVSRVVVEFLRGTSLYVQLFWLYYAFPLLAGYELSPLFCGVVALGMNYGAYGSEVVRGALNAVPKAQWEAAVALNMTPLQRMRRVILPQAWVQMIPSFTNLLIQLLKCTPLLWLISAADLTTVVQQMRDRTGATTWAYLTLLVIYFVLAYALTLLMNALERHAKSRLGLRTDRRSLLRRRGAGPAREPETAGGPS
- a CDS encoding peptidoglycan-binding protein, which gives rise to MRSPVFEDIDPASDCDCPGCVRGRGLFRSPAGRTPARPAAAHRALVVAAVTAAALGAGQAVPAAAATHTAGRPPALRADQPPGGESETPQGGVSGLFGPDGPYQPVKEGEPLAIGATTRSLIVGRAKKWLDARVPYSMSRFWRDGYRQDCSGYVSMAWNLPRNEWTGSLGQYAVRITKDQLQPGDILLFHNPDNPQKGSHVVLFGGWKDPRHISYTAYEQVPPHTRRITTPYAYWTNSKRYVPYRYKGLTRELAAPAAPSSVPYPGAAYFGPGADNPHVSRLGRMLAARGGASYYAKGPGSRWSDADRRATRAFQRAQGWTGAAANGLPGPGTWRLLVTGKGKDIKAAAPASHGVPGYPGREMFRPGAENRYVTELGRQLVRKGYGRFYRNGPGPRWSDADRWAVEAFQRAQGWRGGAADGLPGPDTWRRLFA
- the ehuA gene encoding ectoine/hydroxyectoine ABC transporter ATP-binding protein EhuA, which produces MATDPLQKTPPQAPENVTPDAPPADLVRFDQVVKRFGDHVVLDRLDFAVQRGEHVTLIGPSGSGKTTILRLLMTLERVSDGVIHVDGEPLSHMPGPDGTLRPADERHLRRIRRKIGMVFQQFNLFPNMKVLQNITEAPVNVLGIGREEAEERARELLDLVGLADKTDAHPSQLSGGQQQRVAIARALAMRPEILLLDEVTSALDPELVAGVLDLLREIAHTTDITLLCVTHEMNFARDISDQVLMFDSGRVIESGPPQKLFGDPDHERTREFLSAVL
- a CDS encoding lytic polysaccharide monooxygenase auxiliary activity family 9 protein, yielding MRTKAKISAAVLGIATAGAFVLSTGGASSHGYTDLPISRQKLCNNGTVANCGDIQWEPQSVEGPKGFPASGASDGQLCSGNNTRFSQLDSPKTPSGGAWPTTKVNGGQSYTFRWQFTAMHATTDFKYYVTKQGWNQNHALTRADLNTTPFLTVPYNGQRPPSTLSHSGNLPSGLSGHHVILAVWTIADTGNAFYACSDVTF
- a CDS encoding DUF3592 domain-containing protein, whose protein sequence is MEALFYIVPLLMIGAAVLMLTRVLRRAREVRGAWGSGLTAEARCLRTYTTTSGGGETMASTRLHHVYEFTTRDGRSVRFEESNGSATVVEGDIVTVHYVAEWPERATAHAPARGKLAAESGCLLAFLGVFITGCVIFMVVVHASFSAADGFLP
- the ehuB gene encoding ectoine/hydroxyectoine ABC transporter substrate-binding protein EhuB codes for the protein MSEFPNLSRRGFLTRTAAVGGMLTVPGLLTACSRTDSGDGKGSKLEQLRKQGYVKVAYANESPYGFEEGGQLKGEAPTLHREIFKALGVDELKPAFSEWDGLIPGLQAGKYDVISAGMAIIPERCRKALFSEPEFVSPTAMMVKKGNPKNLTDLASAKAAGATLGVMSGAVEKGYVTAAGISESGIRTLQKPQDGADAVAQGRIDAFVLTGISLRWLARTNPKVEVTESFVPVVNGVKQYSPGGAVFRKGSEELRDAFDEQLKKITSDPDRYVRLVGEYGFGKDTIPPADLKTADLCKG
- a CDS encoding DUF3830 family protein, with the translated sequence MAERHVEVALDRRGIRCTARLLDDRAPRTCAAVWDALPLSGDVFHAKYARNEIYALFEPFARAEPPLENPTVTPIPGDLCYFSFAGAELGTQAYGYDRVPGAGPTVVDLALFYERNNLLLNGDVGWVPGIVWGQVTEGLDAMARACNDLWRSGAAGETLTFRRA
- the ehuD gene encoding ectoine/hydroxyectoine ABC transporter permease subunit EhuD, whose amino-acid sequence is MSYEWDWDAVRDSLPLLWHGFLTTLLATVLGTAVAAVLGLLVAVAGRVPTRLVTVPVRAVTEFVRSTPLLVQLVGAYAVFNTVDPLTIGVAVLGIHYASYLSEVYRAGIDAVPKGQWEACRALSMSPRRTWQAVILPQAVRKVLPALGNYGISMFKETPFLAVITVQEMVAKAREYGADHFTYAETFTLAGLFFLAASYPTSLLMRKLEKRLGH